From a single Budorcas taxicolor isolate Tak-1 chromosome X, Takin1.1, whole genome shotgun sequence genomic region:
- the RAB39B gene encoding ras-related protein Rab-39B yields the protein MEAIWLYQFRLIVIGDSTVGKSCLIRRFTEGRFAQVSDPTVGVDFFSRLVEIEPGKRIKLQIWDTAGQERFRSITRAYYRNSVGGLLLFDITNRRSFQNVHEWLEETKVHVQPYQIVFVLVGHKCDLDTQRQVTRHEAEKLAAAYGMKYIETSARDAINVEKAFTDLTRDIYELVKRGDITIQEGWEGVKSGFVPNVVHSSEEVVKSERRCLC from the exons ATGGAGGCCATCTGGCTGTATCAGTTCCGGCTGATTGTCATCGGGGATTCCACGGTGGGCAAGTCGTGTCTGATCCGCCGCTTCACCGAGGGCCGCTTTGCCCAGGTTTCGGACCCGACGGTGGGGGTGGATTTCTTCTCCCGTCTGGTGGAGATCGAACCCGGAAAACGCATCAAGCTCCAGATCTGGGATACCGCGGGTCAAGAGAGGTTCAG ATCCATCACTCGTGCCTACTACAGGAACTCAGTAGGTGGTCTTCTCTTATTTGACATTACCAACCGCAGGTCTTTCCAGAATGTCCACGAGTGGTTAGAAGAGACCAAAGTACACGTCCAGCCCTACCAAATTGTATTCGTTCTCGTGGGTCACAAGTGTGACCTGGATACACAGAGGCAAGTGACTCGCCACGAGGCTGAGAAACTGGCTGCTGCGTATGGCATGAAGTATATTGAAACGTCAGCCCGAGACGCCATTAATGTAGAGAAGGCCTTCACAGACCTGACGAGAGACATATATGAGCTGGTGAAAAGGGGGGATATTACCATCCAGGAGGGCTGGGAAGGGGTGAAGAGTGGATTTGTCCCCAACGTGGTTCACTCTTCAGAAGAGGTAGTCAAATCAGAGAGAAGATGTTTGTGCTAG